One genomic segment of Desulforamulus reducens MI-1 includes these proteins:
- a CDS encoding aminotransferase class I/II-fold pyridoxal phosphate-dependent enzyme, with protein sequence MISSQKTPIIDALKKYANDRTIRFHMPGHKGSQATHNKAVSFLGSQAFLADVTNVPGMDDLHQPHGVIQEAQTLASETFGADQTYFLINGSSCGLQAVVMATCNPGEKILVPRNIHRSILSGIILSGAIPVFFLPEYDHEYGIPLGTSPECIENCLKMHPDARAVLLVYPTYQGIVSDIEKIARIVHQYDIPLLVDEAHGPHFLFHDDMPKTALEAGADASVQGTHKILTSFTQASMLHIKGNRVNRQRLEGTLKILQSTSTSYLLLASLDGARSQMDCQGRELVQEALETSAFLRKEIKKLPGYQVLGKELIGRPGVFGIDPTKINICVNKLLVSGLWAEQWLRQKYHIQVEMADIFNVLLLVTSGNSQSDAEYLLRALKELSEYLHANKELTKDFSTIKGINPLPSIPELAMSPRDAFLTSSTPVSLENALGHISAEVITCYPPGIPVICPGERFTSEIIHYLQAMKEMNIHFQGSYDADLKTVLVIKD encoded by the coding sequence ATGATAAGTTCCCAAAAAACTCCTATCATTGATGCCTTAAAAAAATATGCCAATGATAGGACAATTCGATTTCATATGCCCGGTCATAAGGGAAGCCAAGCTACACACAACAAAGCTGTCTCTTTCTTAGGTAGTCAAGCCTTTTTAGCTGATGTAACAAATGTACCCGGTATGGATGATTTACACCAACCCCACGGGGTTATTCAGGAGGCGCAAACTTTGGCTTCCGAAACCTTTGGTGCTGACCAAACTTACTTTCTAATAAACGGCAGTTCCTGTGGTCTTCAGGCCGTGGTCATGGCAACTTGTAATCCCGGCGAAAAAATCTTGGTACCTAGGAACATCCATCGGTCGATTCTGAGCGGGATTATTCTTAGTGGTGCTATTCCTGTCTTTTTCCTGCCAGAATATGATCATGAGTACGGGATTCCTCTGGGAACATCCCCAGAGTGCATTGAAAACTGTCTAAAAATGCACCCAGATGCTAGGGCAGTATTACTGGTATACCCTACTTATCAGGGCATCGTGTCAGATATTGAGAAAATTGCCCGGATTGTTCATCAATATGATATCCCCTTACTAGTGGATGAGGCCCACGGACCTCACTTTCTTTTTCATGACGATATGCCTAAAACCGCATTGGAAGCTGGTGCCGATGCTTCGGTTCAGGGCACCCATAAAATATTAACCTCCTTTACCCAAGCTTCCATGCTTCATATTAAAGGAAATCGCGTTAACAGACAAAGGTTAGAAGGTACCTTGAAGATTTTACAAAGCACCAGTACATCCTACCTTCTACTGGCCTCTTTGGATGGGGCGAGGTCCCAGATGGACTGTCAAGGAAGGGAATTGGTACAAGAGGCACTAGAAACCTCTGCTTTTTTAAGAAAGGAAATTAAAAAACTACCAGGATACCAAGTTCTTGGCAAGGAACTGATTGGCAGGCCTGGTGTCTTTGGAATAGATCCGACAAAAATCAACATATGCGTCAACAAACTTCTGGTCAGTGGTCTTTGGGCAGAACAATGGCTAAGACAAAAATATCATATTCAGGTAGAGATGGCGGATATTTTCAACGTACTTCTACTTGTCACCTCTGGCAATTCACAGAGTGATGCGGAATACCTTTTGCGAGCCCTTAAGGAACTGTCTGAGTACCTTCATGCAAATAAGGAGTTAACGAAAGATTTCTCTACCATTAAAGGTATAAACCCACTGCCATCTATTCCCGAACTTGCTATGTCACCTAGGGATGCCTTCTTAACTTCTTCTACACCTGTTTCGCTGGAGAATGCCCTGGGTCATATCAGTGCTGAGGTTATAACCTGTTATCCGCCAGGTATTCCAGTAATTTGTCCCGGGGAGAGATTTACATCAGAAATTATTCATTATCTCCAGGCAATGAAGGAGATGAATATACATTTCCAAGGTAGCTACGATGCTGACTTAAAGACTGTATTAGTAATAAAGGACTAA
- a CDS encoding ABC-F family ATP-binding cassette domain-containing protein produces the protein MNLLTVEELSKSFGIKNIFDKVSFGIADGEKIGLVGINGTGKSTLLKVLAGKETADHGKITMVNNLQVEYLPQNPLFDEKATVIQQVFKGDSPVMHLLLEYKKSIDLLNSNPGDQELQKQMLQLGQQMDSMDAWQLESEAKTVLTKLGISNFNSPVAALSGGQRKRVSLASALINPANLLILDEPTNHIDNETIAWLEQYLQKRKGALLMITHDRYFLDRVVDTIWELDNAQLYQYKGNYSTFLQLKAAREEQQESSEKKRQNILRKELAWIQRGAKARSTKQKARINRFELLKESNPELSQSKLEISVEASRLGKKVIELKHISKKFDHIEILRDFNYIFAKNDRVGIVGPNGSGKTTLLNIIARRLTPDSGKVEQGTTVKIGYFSQDNAQLNEGIRVIDYIKEVAEYLPTSDGGMISASQMLDRFLFPPKVQWTTISKLSGGEKRRLYLLRILMECPNVLLFDEPTNDLDIQTLTILEDYLDDFNGTLMVVSHDRYFLDRTVEKILAFSDNGEIIDFVGNYSEYQKFIQNKRQEQERTNDKPEKKNKQQSVEKKKEKSLKFTYKEQKEFEQIEDVIAEVEGELEVVQQKINEAGSDYEALQKLLTSQQGLENRLEELMNRWTYLNELAEEIEKKNKR, from the coding sequence ATGAATTTACTAACAGTTGAAGAGCTATCAAAAAGCTTTGGCATAAAAAATATTTTTGATAAAGTTTCCTTTGGTATTGCAGACGGCGAAAAGATTGGTCTGGTTGGCATAAATGGTACCGGAAAATCTACTCTCCTAAAGGTGTTGGCCGGCAAAGAGACGGCCGACCATGGGAAAATCACCATGGTCAATAACCTGCAGGTAGAATACTTGCCCCAGAACCCCCTTTTTGATGAAAAGGCAACGGTAATTCAACAGGTCTTTAAAGGTGATTCTCCAGTTATGCATTTATTGCTTGAGTACAAAAAATCTATTGACCTATTAAATAGCAACCCCGGTGATCAAGAGTTGCAAAAACAGATGCTTCAGTTGGGACAGCAGATGGACTCAATGGATGCTTGGCAATTGGAAAGTGAGGCCAAAACCGTCCTCACTAAATTGGGAATCAGTAATTTTAATAGCCCCGTTGCTGCTCTCTCCGGCGGTCAAAGAAAAAGGGTGTCTTTGGCCAGTGCCTTAATCAATCCTGCGAATTTATTAATTTTAGATGAACCCACAAACCATATAGACAACGAAACCATAGCCTGGTTGGAACAGTACTTACAAAAACGCAAAGGTGCTCTTCTGATGATTACCCACGACCGTTATTTCCTAGACCGAGTGGTTGATACAATTTGGGAGTTGGATAATGCACAACTTTACCAATATAAAGGGAACTATAGCACCTTTCTCCAGTTAAAAGCAGCAAGGGAGGAGCAACAAGAATCCTCCGAGAAAAAAAGGCAAAATATACTGCGCAAGGAGCTGGCCTGGATCCAACGGGGAGCAAAGGCCCGTTCCACCAAACAAAAGGCTAGGATTAATCGTTTTGAATTGCTTAAGGAATCAAATCCTGAGCTTAGTCAAAGTAAGCTGGAGATTTCTGTGGAAGCCAGCCGGTTAGGAAAAAAAGTAATTGAATTAAAGCATATTAGCAAAAAATTTGATCATATCGAAATCCTTCGTGATTTTAACTATATTTTTGCCAAAAATGACCGTGTGGGGATTGTTGGCCCAAACGGTAGCGGCAAGACAACCCTGCTAAACATCATCGCGAGAAGACTAACACCGGATAGCGGAAAGGTGGAACAGGGAACAACCGTAAAAATTGGCTACTTTTCCCAAGACAACGCCCAGTTAAATGAGGGAATTAGGGTTATTGATTACATTAAGGAAGTGGCAGAGTATCTGCCAACTTCTGATGGTGGCATGATTAGTGCTTCCCAGATGTTGGATCGATTTTTATTCCCCCCAAAGGTCCAATGGACAACCATTTCTAAACTATCCGGCGGAGAAAAAAGAAGATTGTATTTATTAAGAATTTTAATGGAATGTCCCAATGTGTTGCTTTTTGATGAACCAACCAACGATCTGGACATTCAGACCTTAACGATTTTAGAAGATTATTTAGATGATTTTAACGGTACTTTAATGGTAGTTTCCCATGACCGCTACTTTCTAGATAGAACAGTCGAAAAAATACTAGCTTTTTCAGATAATGGTGAGATAATCGACTTTGTGGGAAACTATTCGGAATACCAGAAATTTATACAAAACAAACGCCAGGAACAAGAAAGAACAAATGACAAGCCTGAGAAAAAAAATAAGCAACAATCCGTAGAAAAGAAAAAAGAAAAATCTCTTAAATTTACTTACAAAGAGCAGAAAGAATTCGAACAGATTGAAGATGTTATAGCTGAGGTAGAAGGAGAATTGGAAGTTGTTCAACAAAAAATAAACGAAGCTGGCAGTGATTATGAAGCATTGCAAAAATTACTGACCTCCCAGCAAGGGTTGGAGAACCGTTTAGAAGAGTTAATGAACCGCTGGACTTATTTAAATGAATTGGCTGAAGAAATAGAGAAAAAGAATAAACGTTAA
- a CDS encoding ribonuclease J has product MAKQPALAVIPLGGLGEIGKNMTAVRYGEHIILIDCGLAFPEEEMMGIDIVLPDYTYLLDNKEKILAVLLTHGHEDHIGGLPYFLKQINVPVYGSRLALGLVDRKLKEHRIERQSDLRPIIPRDMIEIGPFTVEFIRVSHSIPDAMALAIHSPVGTLVHTGDFKVDHTPVDGDVIDLHKFASLGERGVLVLMSDSTNVERPGYTLSERLVGKSFDEYFLEAKERVIIASFASNIHRLQQAILTAHKYGRRVAVAGRSMVNVLSVANELGYLHIPKDILIELDEVNKLPKNEVVILTTGSQGEPMSALTRMAFGEHRQVEVLPGDTVIISATPIPGNEKLVSRIINQLFKLGCSVVYEGSSDIHVSGHPSQEELKLMLNLLRPKYFIPVHGEYRMLKKHAELAQDLGIPGENIFVGEIGQVFEFTRRYGRLAGRVHAGRVLVDGLGVGDVGNIVLRDRRDMAQEGILIVVVTMDKHTHQVLAGPDVVSRGFVYVRESEALMEEARKKVNVALEKCINQGHCGWSYIKQEIKGALGKFLYEKTRRRPMILPIIMEVDKTTT; this is encoded by the coding sequence TTGGCAAAACAACCTGCATTAGCAGTTATTCCTTTAGGTGGGCTAGGGGAAATTGGCAAAAATATGACTGCAGTGAGGTATGGTGAACATATTATACTGATTGATTGTGGACTGGCCTTTCCAGAAGAAGAAATGATGGGCATTGACATTGTTCTGCCGGACTATACCTATCTGCTGGATAACAAAGAAAAGATATTGGCTGTACTCTTGACCCACGGCCACGAAGACCATATTGGTGGTTTACCTTATTTTTTAAAACAAATAAATGTACCAGTATATGGCTCGCGTTTGGCTCTGGGATTGGTGGATCGAAAACTAAAGGAACATCGGATAGAACGGCAATCGGATTTAAGACCCATTATACCTCGGGATATGATAGAGATTGGACCCTTTACAGTTGAGTTTATCCGAGTCTCCCACAGTATTCCGGATGCTATGGCCTTAGCTATTCATAGCCCAGTGGGCACCTTAGTCCACACTGGTGATTTTAAGGTAGACCATACTCCGGTAGATGGGGATGTCATAGACTTACATAAATTTGCTTCCTTGGGTGAGCGTGGTGTACTGGTGTTAATGTCCGATAGTACCAATGTGGAGCGGCCTGGTTATACCCTATCCGAACGATTAGTTGGCAAATCCTTTGACGAGTACTTTCTGGAGGCCAAAGAGCGAGTTATTATTGCTTCCTTTGCCTCCAACATCCACAGGCTGCAACAGGCTATTCTAACTGCCCATAAATACGGAAGACGGGTGGCCGTGGCGGGGCGCAGCATGGTAAATGTCCTATCGGTTGCCAACGAGTTGGGCTACCTTCATATCCCAAAGGATATTCTTATAGAACTTGATGAAGTCAACAAGTTGCCCAAAAACGAAGTGGTCATTCTTACTACTGGAAGTCAAGGGGAGCCAATGTCTGCCTTAACCCGAATGGCCTTTGGAGAACATCGCCAGGTAGAGGTACTGCCAGGGGATACGGTGATAATTTCGGCCACGCCCATTCCTGGCAACGAAAAATTAGTTTCCCGTATTATTAATCAGCTTTTTAAACTGGGATGTTCAGTAGTTTACGAAGGTAGTTCCGATATCCATGTCTCCGGTCACCCTAGCCAGGAAGAATTAAAGCTTATGCTAAATCTGCTTCGGCCCAAATATTTTATCCCGGTACACGGAGAATATCGCATGCTGAAAAAGCATGCTGAGCTGGCCCAAGATTTAGGGATTCCCGGCGAAAACATCTTCGTGGGAGAAATTGGTCAGGTTTTTGAGTTTACCCGCCGTTATGGCCGATTGGCTGGTCGTGTTCACGCCGGCAGGGTTCTGGTGGATGGGTTAGGTGTGGGTGACGTAGGCAACATTGTTCTGCGAGATCGACGGGACATGGCCCAGGAAGGGATTTTAATCGTGGTGGTCACCATGGACAAACATACCCACCAGGTACTGGCAGGGCCCGATGTAGTATCCCGGGGCTTTGTTTATGTCAGAGAGTCGGAAGCCTTAATGGAGGAAGCTCGGAAGAAAGTGAATGTTGCCCTAGAAAAGTGTATCAATCAAGGACATTGTGGCTGGTCCTATATTAAACAAGAAATCAAAGGTGCTCTGGGAAAGTTTTTATACGAAAAAACCCGTCGCAGGCCAATGATCTTGCCAATTATTATGGAAGTTGATAAAACAACAACCTAG